The stretch of DNA GCTCTTCTTTATGAAGCTGGGCAAAGCGTTGGCGCACGGCCATTTGGAAGTTTAAATGCGAAAGATTCTTGGCACCTTCGTGTAAGAAAAAAACGCGGACACCATCACGCACCACTTCAGGTTTCTTTAGTAAAGAACTTGCAGCAAGAACCGTAACCTTATGCCCTTCTTTGGCTAAACCTTTAGCAATAGGCCAAAGAAAGCCATGATCGGTTGCACGACTTAAAATCGGGAACCGATGAGACGTCAGACAGATGTTTAAAGATTCCGGCAAAGCCTTTTTAGCCATACTAATCCAGTTCCGCGGGCCGAGCCCGCCGCACCTCTTACGGCGCAAGCCGCCAATCTATCTTAAGTGATTGAGGGCTCGATTGTACAGACGATTGAGTTCATTTAAGGACGAATCCATTAAGTGACGCTCTTGAGAAAATTGTTCGGAAAGTGTTTCGGCAAGCTTCAGGCTTGGTTTGGCCAAAAGTTTTATGAGGTCTTTTTGCAACTGTTCATGCTGCAGGACCCAACAGTTCACGCCGTTTTTCCAAAGATCGGCATGGATGCTGGATTGTTTTGAATCCAAGACCAGGACGGCATGGGACTGAATCGCCCGCATTACGTATTCGGTCATTTCAATCGGGGTCAAAGATTGGCCAGCTAATACCAAAGCCGTGCTTTTTTGTAAAAGGGTGCGACTGATGGAAGGTTCAAGTTCACCGGTGACAGCCCAGTTGCCCGCGCATTGATGGGCTTCCATCCACGCGGCGAATTTTTTTCTATCGCGCAAGGACCAGTGAGAATAAGACCCCCACAAGATCACTTTAAATTTTGCAGCGATGGTTCTAAGACGAATGAAGGCGTCGGAAGAAGGTTTAAATCCTGTTTCTCGAAACGGAATGACGATAAACTCTCCTTGAGTCAGGCTATCGACAAAACGCAAAACTTCTTCGTCACTTGTGATAATCTCTGAGGGGTGTTGCAGATCCAAAACCGGTGGTAAGATGCCGCGTCCTTGCCGCCGAGAACTGACATTAAGACCACGCAATTGGCCAAGGTTTTCAACGGTCGGACAAGTGATGATGTCACTTTCTTCCACCAAATAGCGCACGGGATTTCGACGTGTCAGTCCGTGTTTAATATTTAAAAGCGAGGTTGTAAGAACGCAAGAGGGATGAGATTTGGCGAATGTGGAAAGCACAATTTGTGCTCCATTCATGCGATCTTCTTCTAAAAGCAGATGGAAAATCTGGGGCTGTAAGCCAAAAAGTCCCGGAATGATTCTTAATCCTTCAAGGGCGCTCCAGCGACGAAAATAAGCCATGATTTCAATGCCGTTGCTGTTTTCTGGAGGCACTTCTCCATAACTGGTCATCAAGACGACTTCGTGCTGTTGAGATTTGAGGGCTTTCGCCAATTGCCAAGAAGTCGAGTTGATATGCTGACTGGCCAGAATTATTTTCGCCATTCAAGTCCAAGGGCTTTATAGATTTTATCTAAGATTTTACGATTCGCTTCAGGGATGTTGCGATGGCGCAGTTCTTCAGGGTGAATCCATTCCAACATCATGTGATGTTTGGCTTTGGGTTGTCCCTTCCAATACAGAATTTCGTAAAATAAAATCAAAATGCCGACGTCACCAAAAGAGTGAGTGCAAGCAAGCTTTAGGTCGCCGACCTCGGCTTCGATACCCAATTCTTCATTGAGCTCGCGAGCTAAGGCTTCTTCGGGAGTTTCGCCAGATTCGATTTTGCCGCCAGGGAATTCCCATTGACCCGCCAGCGAGTTATTTTCAGGACGTTGACCGACCAAGATTTTACCGTCTTTGCGCAAAAATCCAGCGACCACGGGAATCCAGTGGCCTTTCCTAATTTTCGACTTTTTCGGCTTTACCTCGACCGCATTATCGTCCGTCATTAAACCTTCTCGCGACTTCATGGAAAAAATCGGGGCCATGAAATACAAGCGCACTATAAATTTGAACAAGATCTGCGCCCATTTGCAATCTTTCAAAGACATCTTCTGCGGATAAGACGCCTCCAGCGCTGACTAATAGTAATCCCTCTCGTTTTTTGCCTAAACTTTCAACAGCAATTTGCAAAGCGCGCTTTGAAAGGTCTTTCAAAGGTGCTCCGGAAAGACCACCTTCTGCAGGAAAATGACAGCCAGCGGGACGGGATAAAGTCGTGTTTGTTAACACAAATCCGTCAATGCCCAACTGTTGGCAGTGCTGCACAGTTTCGGAAAGAAGCTCTTCCCCCATATCCGGAGAAAGTTTTACGAGAACGGGTGTGGGTTCGAAGTGAGAGACTTTTTCTAAGATCGGACCCAGCAGATGGCTTAGATTTTCTTTGCTTTGTAAATCACGCAGACCTTTGGTGTTCGGACTCGAGATGTTAACCACAAATGCGTCGGCAAAAGGTCTGAATTTATCTATCAGGGTGACATAATCATTCACTGCCTCTTCATTGGGCGTGTGACGATTTTTCCCGATGTTTACAAAAATCGGGGTGCGATAGTTGGGTGCATAGCCCGCAAGATTAAAAAAAGTTTCGTCAGCCCCCGCGCTGGGAAATCCCATCTTATTCCACATCGCTTGCAGATGCAGATCGCGATCCATAATTTTTCCCGGATTGGGATCTTGGGGGCGAGGAGTGACGGTGCCGACTTCAACAAAGCCGCAACCAAGTTTCCACCAATCATTCAGATGATCGGCATTTTTATCGACGCCCCCGGCAATTCCCAAGGGGTTTGCAAAGTGCAGGTCACGCCAAGTGAAACTTTTCCAGTGCGGAGTTTTTTGTCCGTAAATTGCGGAGTAGAGAGGAAGAGCCAGTGAGCTCAAATCATGAGCCCACTGGGGTGGCAATAAAAGCCAAGGACGCATATCAGTCCTATCTTGGGTAAAGACCGCGAAGAAGCATCGCTTTTTCTAGACGTTGAACTGAAACCGCCATTGCCGCAGATCTCATGTCGACGTTTTTTTCTTTAGAAAACGCGTAACCTTTATCGAAAGCCTTGGTGATAATACCTTTTAGACGACCGTTCACTTCATCTTCATCCCAGAAGTAAGACATAACGTCTTGAACCCATTCGAAGTAAGACACGATCACGCCACCGCCATTGGCGATAACGTCTGGAGCGATGAAAACTCCACGTTTATGAAGAATTTTTGTCGCGGAGTTTGTGATAGGTCCGTTGGCACCTTCGCAAATAATTTTTGCCTGGATTTTTTCCGCATTGTGCGTGTCGATTTGATTTTCAAGCGCGCAAGGGAAAAGCGCATCACATTTTACTTCAAGCAATTCTTCATTCGAAATCGGTTGAGCTTTTGGATAGCCTTTAAGGACTTTGTGAGTTTTTACATATTCCATGACGTCGGCGATATCTAGACCATCACCGTTGTGGATACCGCCTGAAACGTCGCTCACGGCCACGATGCGGGCGCCACGTTCGCTAGCAAATTTTGCCGCGAAAGATCCTACATTACCGAAACCTTGAATCGCGATTGTCGATCCGCGCATGTTCATGCCGCAAACTTCGAAAGCTTTTTCGGCAACGTAAACAACACCCAAACCTGTGGCGTGGTTGCGACCCAAAGATCCACCGATTTCCACCGGCTTCCCTGTCACAACACCGGGTTGTGCAAAGCCACCTTGTTCTTGTGAGTACGTGTCCATGAACCAAGCCATGGTTTGCGGGTCTGTGCCCACGTCAGGAGCTGGAATATCTTTAGTGGGTCCGACGAAAGGTCCAATTTCAGAGGCGTAACGACGAGTTAAATTTTGTTTTTCAGTGCGAGACAGTTTGGTTGGGTCAACAGTGATACCACCTTTTGCTCCACCTAAAGGAAGGCCCAAAACAGAATTTTTGAAAGTCATCAAAGCCGCAAGGCCGACAACTTCCGAAAGATCTACGTTTTGGTGATAACGGATACCGCCCTTGTAAGGGCCTAAAGTCGGAGAGTATTGAACACGGTAACCAGTGAACACTTTCACACTGTAGTCATCCATGCGCACCGGCACTGAGACGGTGATAGCACGACGAGGTCTTTTTAGACGCTCAAGAACGTTTGGATCGCAGTTGATAAGTTTTGCACCTTCTTCAAGAGTTTGAAGGGCGTTTCTAAAAAGAGGCCCGTCATAGAGGGGCTCAATTTTGTGTTCCATGATTTTGTATCTCCATTTATTGAGTCTTCTGTGCGGAATTAGTCACAGTAAGACGGGAAAAGTTTATTGAAGTAAATACTCAAAGTCACCCCGGAAAAAGCTTGATGACTCAGTGGTTCTTTTTCGATATGAGGACCTATGCTTCAGTCGTGTCTTTTGACTCTCTTTTTATGCTTTTTGTCCCTGACGCTCACGTCAAAAACGTCGGCCGCCGCGGGAATCGTCTCTGAGCAGCGGGCCTTTATCGAACAATTTGCTAGTTCGCGCTTTTCAATACCCTCTGAAACATCTCCGTTGATTGACAACCCAGGGCGTTATCCGCAGCCCTTAAACTTCCTTTTTCAAAACGTTTTTGCTTGGACGCCGACGGGTGAAGCGCCCGAGTTTAGCGACGCTTGTTCCCGTGAAAAATGGCAAGAACATATGATGGATCCGCGTCTTGCTAACTCATTGCAGTTGCAGGGCGCTTTGGTGGAAAAGTACTTTAAGGACTGTCGTAAAGAGTTGGAAACCGGCTCTCAGAACACGTTGATCAATGCCTTACAAATCATGTCGCTCAGCTATGAGCCGCAAACTCATCCGTTCTTGCGTCGGGTGATCATCAACTTACCGGGGAACATCAAGCTGAAAGGTCTTTTGGCATTAAAGGGAGATTTGAAGCGCCGTCCGATGGTGGTGGTGCGCTTAGGAATCTTTTCGAATGTCGAAGACTTTAGACCCGAGCGTGGGTGGCTGATGATGCTCTTTGAACAGTCCCCATTTAATGTTTTGGTTGTTGAAAACATGACCAGCAATGATTTCATCACAAATAACACCCAGTTTTCTTTCGGTGGATATGATGAAGGGATTCAAAATATTCATATCGCAAAATTACTGACCAGTCCCGATGAGCCTTTGTCAAAGCTCGTCCAAAGTGTGCACATGTTTGGTATTAGTCTTGGCGGCCACGGCGTTTTGTTTTCATCTTTGCTGAATAAGTTTAATTCCTCGGCGAAGGACAATCTAATCAACAGTTTTACAGCGCTGTGTCCGGTTGTGAATTTAGAGCCGACCATGCGTAATATCACCGAAAACGGTTGGCGTTCGGCTTTGGTGGATGTTTGGAGTCAGCAGCGCCTTTCAGGTTTGGATGAAAAAGTTCCCAGCTTAAAGCAGTACGAGATGTTTCATTTCATGAGCAAAACCGTCAGCGAAATCGCTCGCACTTATAAAGGGGGGCTTTCTTATGTGTCGACGATCAAGCTTCCACCTGGTATGAAAGATCGCGGGGACTTTTGGGCGCTGAATGATTTTTGGAGCTATTATCAGGACGTTAAACAGCCCGTTGTTATCTATGCAACTCAGCAAGATTCTGTTGTTCCGTTTAATTTAAATTCAGAAAAAATTCGTGACGGCGCAATGAAAATCACCAGCAAAAATCTGCACGTGATTGATTTCCCACAGGGCTTCCACTGCACTTTGCCCATTCCTTATGACTGGTCGGCATTAACCACGATGTTCCAATCGTACATTTTGTCTCATTCGCCCGGATTTCAGTTAGAAGAAAAAACTTTCGAAGTCGATTTAAGCGATGAAGAGTGGAAGGGTTTTTTTGATCAAGGCACTCACGTGAAATTCAAAGTGCAAGAGCCTTCAACCAAAGATAAATTTGTAACCATCGCCTTTACGGTGAAGAACTCTAAGAACGCGGAAAAATCCATGCGCTTAAGTTTGCCGTTATCGGGTTTTGATTTTCAGTTTAGAAATGCCGAGCTTTCGCAGTCTGAAAAAGACATGATCGTGCGTTGGGTGAATCAAAACTTAAAAACGCGTATGACCGTTAAAGCCGGTAAACCCGTGCTTGTGGCTTCTTGGAAGATCGCGCAATAATTATTTTAATTGTTCTTTAAAGAATTCAGATTTTTCCGCAAGCTTTTCTACGTAGCCGCGCACATCCTCTTGGGCGGCGGCGCCCAAACGTGAAAACGGCACGATGTGATCATCGGGCACATAGCGGAAGGTGAGGTTGATTCTGCGGGTGTTAAAGTTCTCAATCTCGTTCAACTTAAAATTCAGATCTTCTTTTTCTTCCACGCGTTGGACGCGGTGAAAAAGATGTTTTTTAAACTTATCCCCGCCAAAGATTTGCAGCGAGCGATCTTCCAACCACTGTTGTAACACGACTTCTGATTTGGATTCGGTGCCGCGGCTTGAAACAAACTGAAACAAGGCGCGCTCTCCAAAAGAAACGGATGCGACCGGTCCCGGTTCAAAGTCTTTGTGTTCACCCACGCGGGCACAATCAAGCTCTTTGCCTTCGGGGGTGACCTGATTGCCGTAATAGTTGATCAAACAGGTGTTCAGATGCCAACCGCGAGGAATATCGCGAGCTTCAAAACTTTCATGCACCAAGGCTTCGATCTTTTGAACTAAGTATTCCAAAATGGGGGGATAAGGTTCGGCCGTCACACAACGGTCATACAAGCCCTTCGGCGGATGATAATAATTCAAGCACGCAAATTGCCAGTTTCCTAACCAATAAACGGGGCGCAAAAGGGGGCGCTGCTTTTGGTTTTCTGGGGGAGGATTGTTTTTAGAATAGCGCATTTCCCAAATCGGAAATAGCGAAAGAAGGTATTTTAAAATCTCCTCTTTTTCGCGCAGGGAGATATAGCCTTGTTTATAAACCAAGCCGCGGGCCTTCGGCGGACCTTTTTGGTTCCCAGCACCAGCAGTGGCGGAAGCTCCGGAGCGGGGTTTGTGAGAAGATGGAAAACGTGATTTGGGCTTAAACATGAGCGGCGGTTTTACCACACGGGGGCCTCCCAAGCCAAGTGCCACCGCTTAGAGAGTGACATTGGGGTTCCTGTCGGCTAAAAACAAGCGTGGGGAGGATGAAAAAATGACAACTCCAGTGAAAGCAAATGTAGGTCCTCAGGAAAAACAACTTCTTATAAATCAGATCCCAGCCCTTAAAGGGAAAAAGATTCTGATTGTCGGTGACGTCGGCCTTGATGAATACCTTATGGGTGAAGTCCGTCGCATCAGTCCTGAAGCCCCGGTGCCGGTTCTTGAAGTCGACTCTGAAGACATGCGTTTGGGTTTATCCGCTAATGTCGCGCAAAATGTGGTGAGCCTCGGTGGCGAAGCCATGCTGGTGTCGGTGGTGGGTGATGATACTGGTGCCAGCCTATTAAAAGATCTTTGTGAAAAAAATGGTGTGAGCTGGGAATACATGATCGTGGATAAATCTCGTCCCACGACCCGCAAAACACGCGTGATGGCGAAGCACCATCACATCGTTCGCGTGGATCATGAAATGCGTAAATATCTTTCTTCGGAAGCCGAGGCGCGCTTGATCGCTGCGGTAGAAAAAAATGTTTCTAAAGCCGATTGTGTGATCATGGAAGATTATGCCAAAGGCGTGATCTCGGGTCCGGGTGTCGCCAAGATCGCGGAAATTTGTCATAAAAATGGTAAAAAACTTTTAGTCGACCCACATCGTAACAATCACGCGGCCTTTTATTCGGGCGTGGATTTAATTAAACCCAATTACGATGAAGCCGTCATCATGGCTGGTCTTGATTTCAATGAATTGCGCGAAAATCCAAACCAGGTGGTGCAAGTCGGTCGGGCTTTACAAAAAATCACGGGCGCAAAAGAGCTGGTGGTCACTCGTGGTAAAGACGGGATGACGATTTTTTCTGGCGATCAAGTCACAGAAGTTCCGACTTATGCACGCAAAGTGTTTGATGTCACTGGGGCTGGCGACACGGTGATTGCTGCGTTGGCTTTGGGGTTGGTGTCCGGTCTGTCACTTGTGCATTCTTGCATGTTAGCTAACTATGCTGCGGGTGTGGTCGTCGGCAAGGTGGGTTGTGTGCCTTGTGAAATCCCTGAATTGATTGAGTATATCAAAACCGCCCATTAATCTGGTAAATGACATGTGGCCGCCAGACCGTGCTTTGTAATAGATTGGAATTTATGAAGATCGTGGTCTGGAGCTTTTTGATATTTGTACTTACAGGACCTTCCTGCCAAAGCATTCCAAAAAATTTTAATGCGACCCCCAGCTACCATTTTTTAGACACTGAAAACACTTACTGGGGAAAGTACTTCGCGAAAGAAATAAAATCTAAAAAGGACCAATCCGGTTTTCACCCGTTGGTGGCGGGCACCGACGCCTTGGTGGCGCGATTGGAATCCATTCGTCATGCGGAAAAATCTTTAGATGTTCAATATTATATCTGGCACGACGATGACACCGGTAAACTCATGCTCAGTGAGATTATTAAGGCCGCGGATCGCGGCGTGCGCGTTCGACTGTTGTTGGATGATCTTAATATCGGCAAATATCAAGATTCTTTATTGGTTATAGATTCACATCCCAATATCGAAGTGCGAATGTTCAACCCTTTTGCGAACCGGACATGGAGAATCTTTGAAGTCTTTCGCTTTGGCGAAATCAATCGGCGGATGCACAATAAGTCTTTGATCGCCGATAACCAGACCGTGATTATTGGTGGTCGTAATATCGGCAACGAATATTTTACTGCCAGCAGTGAAGCGAACTTTGGTGATTTTGACGTCTGGTGTTTTGGTCCTGTAGTTAAGGAAGCTTCCCAAAGTTTTGATCTGTATTGGAATGACCGATTGGCCATCCCCATCGCAGAACTTTATAAGCGCTCTCTGCGACCCGAGGACCTGTCTCAACTCAAAGAGGCTCTGAACGCCGATGCCAAGTCATTGGCCGCTTCCGAATATCAAAAAAGTCTGAACGAGGCTCCCTTGAGCGTTTTTTTGAAAACGGAAAAACTTAAGACATTTTGGGGCCGGGGCAAGATTGTTTCTGATTCGCCGGCAAAAATTCGTGGCGATGAAAATGCGGGCCCACCTTTAAATCAGGTCACGGGGTTACCGATTAAATCTCAAAAAGAAATTTTCATCGTCTCTCCGTATTTTATCCCAGGAAAAAATGGCGTTGATTATTTTGCAAAAAAGGTCAAAGCGGGTGTCCAGGTTGATGTGTTTACGAACTCTTTAGCCTCCAACGATGTGGGATTGGTTTTCGCCGGTTACAAAAAATATCGTAAAGGACTTATCAAGGCGGGAGTTCGCCTTTATGAGATGAAACCCAAGGTGCGCATTCCGCAAGGTTCTAAAAGTCGCATGGGCATCACCTCCGCGGGGCGCCTTGGTTTGCATGGAAAAGTTTATATCTTTGATCGACGGGTGATGTTCGTGGGATCCATGAACCTTGATCCACGGTCCGTGGATTTAAATTCGGAATTGGGGGTTCTCATTGAAAGCCCCGAGCTTGCCGATCTTTTTGTGACGAATTTAAAGCGAGAGATGTCTGAACTCGCCTACCGTGTCACCTTGGATGAAAAAAATAAACTGCGCTGGGAAACTCGAGAGGATGACCAGGATGTGGTGCTCACCTCGGAACCGGAGGCCTCGGGGTGGAAAACTTTTACTTCCGGATTTTTGGGACTTTTCGTTCCCGAAAGCCTGCTTTAGTCATCCCGCGATAAGAGAACCGCAATAAAGAGCGAAAACCACAAGCGAAGCGATGCTGGCGATTAGCACAGCACCCGCAAGGCAGTCCTTGGCAAAGCCAATTTCAGTGTCATGCCCGGGGTGAAGCTTGTCCATCAAAGCTTCAAGGGCGGTGTTAAGTAATTCCAATACCATCACGCCGCTTGCAGCCACCGCAAAAAGAGCGCACCAAACAGCGGGTGGTCTTTGAATCAGGCAAAATAATAAAATGAAGAGAGTGGCAGCGATATGCCATCGAAAACTGACTTCACGGCGAAAAGCGCCCGCGATTCCGGCAAAAGCAAAGCTCATTCTTTTGGTGAAGCTTAAGTTTTTCATTCGTTGATCGTATATGGCTGTCTCTTAGAGGGTCAGCTCCTATTTGTGGAAGCGGCGCTTCTTCAATCGAGGTGAGTCTTTTTTAGTGTGGCAAGTCACGCTGAATCTGTTTATGTTTTCGCTAAGAGGAAAAATAATGACGACAGAACAAAATACGGATGCCGCTCAAGAAGGAAAACTGTACCGCTTTTTATTAAAGGTAGAAAAGGTGGGAAATGCATTACCCCAACCGGCCTTGATGTTTTTGGCTTTATGTCTCTTTGTCATCATCTTTTCGGCCTTGGCCACAGCCTTTGATATGCAAGCGGTGCATCCGGTGACTAAAGAAGTCATCAAACCCGTGAATCTTATGTCGGCCGCGGGTCTTAGTAGCATCTTGACAGACATGATTAAGAATTTCACGGGCTTTGCTCCGCTTGGAACCGTGCTGGTGGCGATGTTAGGTTTTAGCTTGGCGGAAAAAAGTGGATTGCTAGGAACCGTATTGCGTTCCATTTTAGTTAAATCACCCCGAGCTTTAATCATTCCGGCAGTTTTATTGGCGGGAATCATGTCGCACACGGCGGGGGATGTCGGATATGTGCTTTTGATTCCTCTTTCGGCAATGGCTTTTCACAGTGTGGGTTTGCATCCCTTGGCGGGTTTGGCGATTTGTTTTGCCGGGGTTTCGGGCGGATTTTCAGCAAACTTTATTATCAGTGCGCTGGATCCTTTGCTTTCAGGTCTTTCTCAAGAGGCGGCTCGTATCATTGATCCACAATACTCCGTCACACCTTTGGTAAACTGGTATTTTATGTCGGTGTCTTCGATTTTGATTATTGCGGTGGGAACTATCGTCGCGAAGAAAATCACTTTGCCATTTTTAGGTGAATACAAAGGGGATGCAGAAAGATCTGAGCCGGCCCCATTGAGTGCTTTAGAAAAACGCGGTCTTTTGTGGGCCGGTATTGTGGCCTTCGTGCTTATTGTGGCGATCCTCATCGGTACTGTTCCCGAATCAGGTTTCCTGCGTAATCCTACCAACGGATCGTTGTTAGACTCTCCCTTTTTAAAAGGGATCATCGCGATCATTTTCTTTTTTGCGGCGCTGACGGGTCTGGTTTATGGGTGGGGAGCTAAAACTTTCCGTTCACAGAACGACGTCACAAATGCGATGCAGGAATCTATGGCGACCATGGCGCCTTATTTGGTGATGGTGTTTTTTGCCGCGCAGTTTATTGCCTTGTTTTCGATTTCTAACATGGGCTTAATCATGGCCGTTCATGGTTCAGACTTTTTAAAGAGCATGAACCTCAGTGCGGTGCCTTTAATGATTGGGTTTATTATTTTAACATGTGTGCTGGATATTTTTATCGGCAGTGCATCCGCGAAGTGGGCTTTGATGGCGCCGGTATTTGTGCCGATGTTTATGATCTTGGGTTTAGCACCTGAATTAACGCAAGCGTCCTACCGCATTGCTGATTCCGTGGTGAATATTATTTCCCCACTGATGCCGTACTTCCCGTTAATCTTGGCATTTGCGAATAAATACGATCCGCGCGCCCGTGTAGGCACATTGATCGCGTTGATGCTTCCTTATTCGATTGCTTTTTTGATCTCATGGTCGATCTTGTTGTTTATTTGGATTGGTTTTGAATTGCCATTAGGACCGGGCGCACATTTGAAATATATCATGCCATAAATGCGGCATCAGGATGCCGCATTATTTCAGTACGCGACGCTTCGGTAATTAGGAGCGGGCACTTTCAGAGTTACGATAACGCAGTAGTGCTACCTACGTAGGTAGCACTAGCGCGTTAAGCCATGAGCCTTAAAAATGCTTTGGTTATTACGACGAAAACTCCGCCGACGCGGGAACTAGCTGTGCAATGTTACGGACATGCTTTAAAAATTTCTAAATCAAAGATGCCGCAAAATTTCTGGAAGCTCTCGCATATCAGAAAACACCTTGGTTGAGCCTAGCCCTTTAAGAGTATCCGAGTGACCCAGCTGAATATGTTGTCCCCCGGTAAAGCCCAAGACTCGCATTCCCGCAGCGAGGGCGGCCTGAACACCCGCAACACTGTCTTCGATTACAATACAATCCTGTGGCTGCCACTGCAGGGTCTTTGCCGCATACAAAAATAAATCGGGTGCGGGCTTTCCTTGGCGCACCATCTGACTGCTAAAAATAGATTTAGGAAAATGGGGCAGCAGGCGAGTGAACGCCAGTTTGCGCACGATGGATTCTAAATCACTGTTTGAGGCGACACATTTGGGAAAGTGTAATTGATTTAAGGTTTCATGAATTCCCGAAATGGCAGAAAGTTCTTGTTCATAAACTCTTTGGATGCGCTTGTCGACCACATCTAAATAATCGTCGGGCAGACGTGACAGCTCTTCTTTCACTAAGGGATGATTTGTCGCAAGGCCCGTAAACTTGGCGATATGATCTTGAGTTGAAATGGGAAAGCCTAGCTCTGTTTTATATTCCGCTTCCACGCGGTTGGCGATGATCTCGCTGTCGACCAGGACTCCATCGCAATCAAAAATAACGTATTTAGGTTTCATTCCTAAATCCTTTCGTGATCGCATGAAAACAGGACGCACCAATGCCTTGGGGCGAAACGCCTTCGCGCGAAAATGTGCAGATGTTATGGTTGATCACTTTGAAAACAGATTTAGGAAAAAGATATTTTCCTGCTTGGTGAATTTCTTTGTCGCCACCGTTGCCAATGGTTTTTAAAATTCACTTCAAAGGTCTAAGCCAACCTTCAGGGTACCCGCCGAGTGTTTCGATAATCCCTGTTCCTCGTCACCTGTCTGCAAAGCCAGGCCTGGCGCTCATGATCAGAATTTATATCTCATTTTTTACTGCGGTTGGGAAGTTCTTTTATCTAAGGCTGATGCGAACGTCGTGGTCTTTGTCTTTAAGCTTATTGAGCTCGGTGAACAAAACCGTCATGCGATCATAAGTATCAATGGAAGAGTCCTGCCATGGATTTTGAAGGCGAGCGCCATCCGGGTTAAGTTCAGAGACGACTTGTCCATTGCGCGTGCGCAGAAAGATTTTATTTTTGGTGTCGATTTCAATGTCCGCGTTTAACAGTGCGGTTAATTTTTTGGTACGTAAGTAGGTCGCCGCCGAACGAATGAAATGGCGTTCAAACTTATCGGCAAGGTCTTCAGGAGTTAATTCAACATCTTCTTGGCCTTGCTCATCCATCGAGACATTGGTGTCATTGGAGCATTCCTCCAAATTCTCTTCGGCCTCTTCTGCCAATTGACGATACCAATTTAAACCCACCGCCAAAATCGAACGAACCGAGGTGAAAGTTTCCGGTTCAAAGCCATGCCGTTCGCAGAACAGTTGAAAGCCGGCCTTTAACAATTCAGCATCAAGAGGTTCATAGAACATATGTTCATCAAAGCTGGGCGAGCGTAAGGAAAGGCTTAAACGTAAGATAGAATCTAGTGCCATGGCGTTGGAAAAAGGACCGATGACATGCT from Bdellovibrio bacteriovorus encodes:
- a CDS encoding AbgT family transporter, with protein sequence MTTEQNTDAAQEGKLYRFLLKVEKVGNALPQPALMFLALCLFVIIFSALATAFDMQAVHPVTKEVIKPVNLMSAAGLSSILTDMIKNFTGFAPLGTVLVAMLGFSLAEKSGLLGTVLRSILVKSPRALIIPAVLLAGIMSHTAGDVGYVLLIPLSAMAFHSVGLHPLAGLAICFAGVSGGFSANFIISALDPLLSGLSQEAARIIDPQYSVTPLVNWYFMSVSSILIIAVGTIVAKKITLPFLGEYKGDAERSEPAPLSALEKRGLLWAGIVAFVLIVAILIGTVPESGFLRNPTNGSLLDSPFLKGIIAIIFFFAALTGLVYGWGAKTFRSQNDVTNAMQESMATMAPYLVMVFFAAQFIALFSISNMGLIMAVHGSDFLKSMNLSAVPLMIGFIILTCVLDIFIGSASAKWALMAPVFVPMFMILGLAPELTQASYRIADSVVNIISPLMPYFPLILAFANKYDPRARVGTLIALMLPYSIAFLISWSILLFIWIGFELPLGPGAHLKYIMP
- a CDS encoding HAD family hydrolase, translated to MKPKYVIFDCDGVLVDSEIIANRVEAEYKTELGFPISTQDHIAKFTGLATNHPLVKEELSRLPDDYLDVVDKRIQRVYEQELSAISGIHETLNQLHFPKCVASNSDLESIVRKLAFTRLLPHFPKSIFSSQMVRQGKPAPDLFLYAAKTLQWQPQDCIVIEDSVAGVQAALAAGMRVLGFTGGQHIQLGHSDTLKGLGSTKVFSDMRELPEILRHL